Proteins from a genomic interval of Haloplasma contractile SSD-17B:
- a CDS encoding GLUG motif-containing protein translates to MKLKIMIILSLFLLTGCFNRHENKETLGARPDISYSFFYEVSQTSIMIDVDNYSSSRYLPEKGEFKLYAVLENNDKEIRRIELDPTTQSVYHINNLLPNTDYSLIFYHLDTKKSIEWPTHTINFKTDTIISTKIEAIKQDQFTFSWNDVSKEELLNEQSIKAYLYKNDTLIDELDLVENNNHFKNLEPNKHYKLTIERSLIKDAKMDTSNPTQSYVLKEEIIRTLPRPITVTNLSATYEEDNHVALLIDLNNPSDLELSSFVINGELYYEFDYMHGVDKQIRLKIKPSSLGRDGIAKLEYINVDFDDQILTIPITEHNQIDVSEFQVTSVSLEEERKLESGYYNLGDELIINFNVLHQNNQTVESIVFGDKTYTTEDFLTYTDSELSIKVNTGQEPGLQNLVFKEYQIANNHQTKTIEVGGHKEIYFFAGNISQINYINNFSDFMNLDVDGINVLTSNIDLSLNHVKILPIENFSGYLEGNGYKISGNRLSNELNVSDRSYHGLFTINDGLINNIILTDSSVKVTNSGTGDTIVGSLVGQNRGIIYNSSVNGEIEGTDVTGGLVGRNNGTIVNSHADIIVRGGNGLENQSASTGGLVGSNYGTIDNSSSSGLVTSNGVNIDNSTGGLIGYNYAAVIYSHSTSEVKVTKSDDENKNIGSVGGLVGKSQGKIKNSYATGDVYNGMNTGGLVGFSYSYYGSIENSYATGNVSSASYAGGLVGNNATKIKNCYATGTVTSGITYKSYTGRYAGGLVGYNQAGGSVSFSYSTGNINIGFVENYNIIIGGLVGFNNKSIVFNSLATGDVYGGNAEHSGSVLGSNKGVLFNTFYSENQIIRIGIDDSKINPSAPYKRSKSVNSIDLHDANWFKTQLGFEELVWNLDNVDHSLPSLKN, encoded by the coding sequence ATGAAACTAAAAATCATGATTATTTTGTCGCTTTTTTTATTAACAGGATGTTTTAATAGACATGAAAATAAGGAAACTTTAGGAGCTAGACCAGATATAAGTTATTCGTTTTTCTATGAAGTTAGCCAAACATCAATCATGATTGATGTTGATAATTATAGTTCAAGTAGATACTTACCAGAGAAAGGTGAATTTAAACTATATGCTGTTTTAGAAAATAATGATAAAGAAATCAGAAGAATAGAATTAGATCCTACTACTCAATCGGTATATCATATTAACAACCTATTACCCAATACGGATTATTCTCTTATTTTTTACCATCTAGATACAAAAAAAAGTATAGAGTGGCCTACACACACAATAAATTTCAAAACAGACACAATTATTTCAACAAAAATTGAAGCTATAAAACAAGATCAGTTTACATTCAGTTGGAATGATGTAAGTAAGGAAGAACTACTGAATGAACAATCAATAAAAGCATATTTATATAAAAATGACACCTTAATCGATGAACTTGATTTAGTAGAAAATAATAATCACTTTAAAAACCTAGAACCAAATAAACATTATAAATTAACTATTGAAAGATCACTAATTAAAGATGCAAAAATGGATACATCGAATCCAACACAGTCTTATGTTTTAAAAGAGGAAATAATTAGAACATTACCAAGACCGATTACAGTAACTAATTTAAGTGCAACTTATGAAGAAGATAACCACGTTGCATTGTTAATTGACTTAAATAATCCGTCAGATTTAGAGTTATCCAGTTTTGTTATTAATGGAGAGTTGTATTATGAATTTGATTATATGCATGGAGTTGACAAACAGATTAGATTAAAAATAAAACCATCCTCATTAGGTAGAGATGGTATTGCTAAGTTGGAGTATATTAATGTTGATTTCGATGATCAGATCTTGACAATTCCAATCACAGAACACAACCAAATAGATGTATCTGAATTTCAAGTGACAAGTGTATCTCTTGAGGAAGAAAGAAAATTAGAGTCCGGTTATTATAACCTTGGTGATGAACTCATCATCAATTTCAACGTTTTACACCAAAATAATCAAACAGTTGAATCAATAGTATTTGGAGACAAGACATATACTACTGAAGATTTCCTAACCTATACGGACTCAGAACTGTCTATTAAAGTAAACACAGGACAAGAACCTGGATTACAGAATTTAGTATTTAAAGAATATCAAATAGCTAATAATCATCAGACAAAAACGATTGAGGTAGGGGGTCATAAAGAAATTTACTTCTTTGCTGGTAATATAAGTCAAATCAATTATATAAATAATTTCAGTGACTTTATGAATCTTGACGTTGATGGGATTAACGTATTGACCTCGAACATAGATTTGTCATTAAATCATGTAAAGATTTTACCAATTGAAAACTTTTCGGGTTATCTAGAAGGTAATGGTTATAAAATATCAGGGAATAGATTATCGAATGAACTGAATGTATCTGATCGATCGTATCACGGACTTTTTACTATAAACGATGGTCTGATTAACAATATAATATTGACTGATAGCAGCGTTAAGGTTACTAATTCAGGAACTGGTGACACAATAGTAGGTAGTTTAGTAGGCCAAAATAGAGGAATTATATACAACAGTTCAGTAAATGGTGAGATAGAGGGCACAGATGTAACAGGTGGATTAGTAGGAAGAAATAACGGAACTATAGTTAACTCACATGCAGACATAATTGTACGTGGTGGTAATGGACTAGAGAATCAGTCAGCTAGTACGGGTGGATTAGTTGGAAGTAATTATGGAACTATAGACAACTCATCTTCAAGTGGTTTAGTTACTAGTAATGGTGTTAATATAGATAATAGTACTGGTGGACTGATTGGATATAATTACGCTGCTGTTATATATTCACACTCCACAAGTGAAGTTAAGGTCACAAAGAGTGACGATGAAAATAAAAACATTGGGTCAGTAGGCGGACTCGTTGGAAAAAGTCAAGGTAAAATCAAGAATTCTTACGCAACAGGGGATGTATACAATGGAATGAATACAGGTGGGTTAGTAGGATTTTCATATTCTTATTATGGAAGTATAGAAAACTCATACGCGACTGGTAATGTAAGTTCAGCATCTTATGCGGGTGGACTGGTTGGAAATAACGCCACAAAAATAAAAAATTGCTATGCAACAGGAACTGTTACAAGTGGGATTACATATAAATCGTATACGGGACGTTATGCTGGTGGTTTGGTAGGATACAATCAAGCTGGAGGCAGCGTAAGTTTTTCGTATTCAACAGGAAATATCAATATTGGTTTTGTAGAGAATTATAATATTATTATTGGTGGACTAGTAGGTTTTAATAACAAATCGATTGTATTTAATTCACTAGCAACAGGAGATGTATATGGCGGAAATGCTGAACATTCAGGTAGTGTACTGGGCTCAAATAAGGGAGTTCTTTTTAACACCTTTTATAGTGAAAACCAAATTATCCGTATAGGAATAGATGATTCAAAGATTAATCCAAGTGCTCCTTATAAACGATCAAAATCTGTAAATAGTATTGATCTACATGATGCTAATTGGTTTAAAACTCAACTTGGTTTTGAAGAATTAGTTTGGAATTTAGACAACGTAGATCATTCATTGCCAAGTCTAAAGAATTGA
- the sufC gene encoding Fe-S cluster assembly ATPase SufC has product MAKPKLTINNLHATVEDKEILKGVDLEINGGEIHAIMGPNGTGKSTLASTIMGSPKFSITDGEISLNGEDVLEMEVDERARNGLFLAMQYPSEVPGVTNSDFIRTAMQSKLDEGKSIPLYKFISQYDKAIQKLEMNSDLPHRYLNDGFSGGEKKRNEILQMLMLQPQIAILDEIDSGLDVDALRVVGEAVNSLRSDDFGCLLITHYQRMLDYVKPDYVHIMMKGRIVMSGGPELIERIDQEGYDWVKAELGIEDERVLPEEDKNERPVMIGECATKEALDL; this is encoded by the coding sequence ATGGCAAAGCCTAAATTAACGATAAATAATTTACATGCAACTGTAGAGGATAAAGAAATCCTTAAGGGTGTAGATCTTGAAATAAATGGTGGAGAAATTCACGCAATCATGGGACCTAATGGTACAGGTAAATCAACCCTTGCCTCAACGATAATGGGGAGTCCTAAATTTTCCATTACAGATGGAGAAATTAGTTTAAATGGTGAAGACGTACTTGAGATGGAAGTAGACGAACGTGCTCGTAATGGATTATTCTTAGCGATGCAATATCCATCAGAGGTGCCGGGTGTTACAAACTCTGATTTTATTCGTACGGCAATGCAATCAAAATTAGATGAAGGTAAATCAATACCATTATATAAATTTATTTCTCAATATGATAAAGCGATTCAAAAATTAGAGATGAATTCAGACCTACCACATCGTTACTTAAATGATGGGTTTTCCGGTGGTGAGAAAAAACGTAACGAAATTTTACAAATGTTAATGTTACAACCTCAAATAGCAATTCTCGATGAAATTGATTCAGGGCTTGATGTTGATGCTCTTCGTGTTGTTGGTGAGGCAGTTAATTCATTACGAAGTGATGATTTTGGTTGCTTATTAATTACTCATTATCAAAGAATGTTAGACTATGTTAAACCTGATTATGTTCATATCATGATGAAAGGTCGCATTGTTATGAGTGGAGGCCCTGAATTAATAGAACGCATAGATCAAGAAGGATACGACTGGGTAAAAGCAGAATTAGGAATTGAAGATGAACGCGTTCTTCCAGAAGAGGATAAGAATGAACGTCCTGTAATGATCGGAGAATGTGCCACTAAGGAAGCACTTGATTTATAA
- a CDS encoding SufB/SufD family protein, whose amino-acid sequence MSLNISKNDIKTIFSKDPEIELKRREESYDLIETLELPKVSKINLNKFNFEAFNVKYETGQLYDQLSDELKTYITDEENIVVIKDGNLIYRNLSSNFNSTYIEDFKHAKENNRELLEQYYMTKAIKPNENKLTAIHHAFLTSGLLIHVPKNVVVKDTLKVYIIGERSDLFHHTLLIADESSEFSYVEKLVNINDIKANVISETIVNENAKVNYAAIDRFSEDCLAYINRRGHVLANGRLVYALGQLNDGNTVSENLVNLVGNGAYCESRNVILAEKEQLQAVTTKIAHHAPHSEGYIINHGISKDHAKLVIDGIGKIHKGMNQSNAQQDTKVIILSETARADANPLLLIDEYDVLAGHAAGIGRVDEEQLYYLMSRGLSRLEAERLIILGFLYPIVDQIDSEQLQNEFIKTIEQKLAM is encoded by the coding sequence ATGTCTTTGAATATCTCAAAAAATGACATCAAAACGATTTTCTCAAAAGACCCTGAAATAGAACTCAAGCGTCGAGAAGAAAGTTATGATTTAATTGAAACATTAGAGTTACCTAAAGTTTCAAAGATTAATTTAAATAAATTTAATTTTGAAGCATTCAATGTAAAATATGAAACTGGTCAATTATATGATCAATTAAGTGATGAGTTAAAAACATATATTACTGATGAGGAAAATATCGTTGTGATAAAGGATGGTAATCTAATTTATCGTAATTTATCTAGTAATTTTAATTCTACTTATATTGAAGATTTCAAACACGCGAAAGAAAACAACCGTGAACTGCTCGAACAGTATTATATGACAAAAGCAATAAAACCAAATGAAAATAAATTAACTGCAATTCATCATGCATTTTTAACAAGTGGTCTACTCATTCATGTGCCTAAGAATGTTGTTGTAAAGGATACACTTAAGGTTTATATTATAGGCGAACGTAGTGACCTTTTTCACCATACATTATTAATTGCAGATGAAAGCAGTGAGTTTTCATATGTTGAGAAATTGGTTAATATAAATGACATCAAGGCTAATGTAATTAGCGAAACAATTGTAAATGAAAATGCAAAAGTTAATTATGCAGCAATTGATAGATTTAGTGAAGACTGCTTAGCTTATATCAATAGACGTGGACATGTTCTAGCGAATGGACGTCTAGTTTATGCACTAGGGCAATTAAACGATGGTAATACAGTATCTGAAAACTTAGTAAACTTAGTAGGTAATGGAGCATATTGTGAATCAAGAAATGTAATCTTAGCAGAAAAAGAACAACTTCAAGCTGTGACGACTAAAATTGCCCATCATGCACCACACTCAGAAGGGTATATTATTAATCATGGAATTTCAAAAGATCATGCCAAGTTAGTAATTGATGGAATTGGTAAGATTCATAAAGGTATGAATCAATCAAATGCACAACAGGATACAAAGGTTATTATTTTATCTGAGACAGCACGTGCTGATGCGAATCCACTTCTATTAATTGATGAGTATGATGTTTTAGCAGGGCATGCTGCAGGAATTGGCCGTGTAGACGAAGAACAACTTTACTATTTAATGAGTCGTGGACTATCTAGACTTGAAGCAGAACGATTAATTATTCTTGGATTTTTATATCCAATAGTAGATCAAATAGATTCTGAACAATTACAAAATGAGTTTATAAAGACGATTGAACAAAAATTAGCAATGTAA
- a CDS encoding aminotransferase class V-fold PLP-dependent enzyme, whose protein sequence is MDIKKIKNDFPVLVENDISYLDSAASTIKPRNVIDAINYYYEKLGVNVHRGVYKLSYDATERYELSRQRVADFINCKFDEVVFTRGASNALNLVANSYGMANIEEGDEIIVSELEHHSSMLPWQHVAKEKNANLVYVPLSDEGRITVENFKKVLTEKTKVVALTYVSNVMGYITPIEEIIELAHEVGAIVTVDGAQAVPHMKVDVKALNCDFLSFSGHKMVGPTGIGVLYGKFELLQDMNPVEFGGDMIDYVYLHDATWKDAPYKFETGTPLIAGAIGLHAAIDYIESIGYDQIIQHEHKLKNYAIEQFHKIDGVTVFNETSDTGIISFNIDNVHPHDAASVFDQEGVCIRAGHHCAQPLMKYLNQIATLRASFYFYNDKKDVDRLVNAVKKAKEFFAFFE, encoded by the coding sequence ATGGATATTAAAAAAATAAAAAATGATTTTCCTGTATTAGTAGAAAATGATATAAGCTATTTAGATAGTGCAGCATCTACGATTAAACCTCGAAATGTTATAGATGCGATTAATTACTACTATGAGAAACTTGGTGTTAACGTACATCGAGGTGTTTATAAATTAAGTTATGATGCTACGGAACGATACGAACTTTCTAGACAGCGTGTAGCGGACTTTATAAATTGCAAATTTGATGAAGTCGTATTTACAAGAGGTGCATCAAATGCACTGAACTTAGTAGCGAATAGTTATGGAATGGCTAATATAGAAGAAGGTGATGAAATTATTGTTTCGGAACTAGAACATCATTCTTCTATGTTACCTTGGCAGCATGTTGCAAAAGAAAAGAACGCTAATCTTGTCTATGTTCCTTTAAGTGATGAGGGACGCATTACAGTTGAGAACTTCAAGAAAGTACTTACTGAAAAAACAAAGGTAGTTGCATTAACTTATGTTTCAAATGTAATGGGTTATATTACACCAATTGAAGAAATAATTGAGTTAGCTCATGAAGTCGGTGCAATTGTAACTGTTGATGGTGCGCAGGCTGTTCCGCACATGAAGGTTGATGTTAAAGCACTTAATTGTGACTTTCTTTCTTTTTCAGGACATAAAATGGTAGGACCTACAGGGATTGGAGTCCTATATGGAAAATTCGAACTATTACAGGATATGAATCCTGTAGAATTTGGTGGAGACATGATTGATTATGTGTATCTTCATGACGCTACTTGGAAAGATGCACCGTATAAATTCGAAACGGGTACTCCGCTAATAGCTGGTGCAATCGGATTACATGCTGCAATTGACTATATTGAAAGTATTGGTTATGATCAAATTATTCAGCATGAGCACAAACTTAAAAATTATGCAATTGAACAATTTCATAAAATAGATGGTGTTACGGTATTTAACGAGACATCTGACACAGGAATCATATCATTTAATATCGATAACGTGCATCCTCATGATGCTGCGAGTGTCTTTGACCAAGAAGGCGTTTGTATAAGGGCGGGGCATCACTGTGCACAGCCATTAATGAAATACTTGAATCAAATTGCAACATTACGTGCATCTTTTTACTTTTACAACGATAAAAAAGATGTTGATCGATTAGTAAATGCAGTTAAAAAAGCAAAAGAATTCTTTGCTTTCTTTGAATAG
- the sufU gene encoding Fe-S cluster assembly sulfur transfer protein SufU: protein MSYGNIENLYRQVIMDHYKTPRNKGLKNDDENYINVHIKNPTCGDDITIQVKIKDNIIEDVKHDGTGCSISMSAASVMTETIKGKKTDEALKIMTNYVNMVKGDDFDEELEMGDAMVYQGVSQFPARFKCATIAWKALNKAIEKSKE from the coding sequence ATGTCATACGGAAATATTGAAAATCTATATCGTCAAGTTATCATGGATCATTATAAAACCCCGAGAAATAAAGGACTTAAGAATGATGATGAAAATTATATAAATGTTCATATAAAAAATCCCACATGTGGAGACGATATAACGATACAAGTAAAAATTAAAGATAATATAATAGAAGATGTAAAGCATGATGGAACGGGTTGTTCAATTTCAATGTCAGCAGCGTCTGTCATGACTGAAACAATCAAAGGTAAAAAAACAGATGAAGCACTTAAAATAATGACCAATTACGTTAATATGGTAAAAGGTGATGACTTTGATGAAGAGTTAGAGATGGGGGATGCGATGGTTTACCAGGGAGTATCTCAGTTTCCTGCTCGCTTTAAATGTGCTACAATTGCGTGGAAGGCATTAAATAAAGCTATTGAGAAATCAAAAGAATAG
- the sufB gene encoding Fe-S cluster assembly protein SufB, with translation MAEQENVNNEFNDTKNEINEIVGSDYKYGFKTNAKRVFDTGKGLNEAVVRKISEMKGEPEWMLKIRLKAYDYFLKAGIPSWPGAPIEEISQINYDDYTYFIKSTDKTEKSWDDVPEDIKDTFAKLGIPEAEQKFLAGVSTQFESEVVYHKNLKELEDQGVIFMDTDSALREYPELFKEYFAKSVPYTDNKFAALNTAVWSGGSFIYVPKGVKVEKPLQSYFRINSEQMGQFERTLIIVDEGASVHYVEGCTAPIYSQDSLHAAVVEIFVRDEGYCRYSTVQNWANNIINLVTKRAMVDRSAHMEWIDGNIGSGVNMKYPACVLRGEGAKGTTVSIAFASEGMNQDTGAKMIHLAPNTTSNIISKSIARGGGRVNYRGLVEHGKKAIGAKSNVECDTIILDGKSTSDTIPFNIVKNNRGTIQHEATVSKVSEEQLFYLMSRGLSEEQAMEMIIMGFIEPFARELPMEYAVELNQLLKLEMEGAIG, from the coding sequence ATGGCAGAACAAGAAAACGTGAATAATGAATTTAATGATACAAAAAATGAGATAAATGAAATCGTTGGTAGCGATTATAAATATGGATTTAAAACAAACGCTAAACGTGTCTTTGATACAGGTAAAGGGTTAAATGAAGCGGTAGTTAGAAAGATTTCTGAAATGAAAGGTGAACCTGAATGGATGTTAAAGATCCGCTTAAAAGCATACGATTATTTCCTGAAAGCAGGGATACCTAGCTGGCCAGGAGCACCGATAGAGGAAATCTCACAAATCAATTATGATGATTATACGTACTTTATTAAGTCAACAGATAAGACAGAAAAGTCATGGGACGACGTACCTGAAGATATTAAAGATACATTTGCAAAATTAGGGATTCCTGAAGCGGAACAAAAATTCCTAGCAGGTGTATCAACACAGTTTGAATCAGAAGTGGTTTATCATAAAAATCTTAAAGAGTTAGAAGATCAAGGTGTTATTTTCATGGATACTGACTCGGCACTTCGTGAATATCCTGAACTATTTAAAGAGTATTTTGCTAAGTCGGTCCCTTATACGGACAATAAATTTGCTGCTTTAAACACAGCCGTATGGAGTGGAGGTTCATTTATTTATGTTCCTAAAGGAGTTAAGGTAGAAAAACCATTACAATCTTACTTCCGTATTAACTCTGAACAAATGGGTCAATTTGAGCGTACTTTGATTATTGTTGATGAGGGAGCATCCGTTCACTATGTTGAAGGATGTACAGCCCCAATCTATTCACAAGATAGTTTACACGCAGCTGTAGTTGAAATATTCGTGAGAGATGAAGGGTACTGTCGTTATTCAACCGTACAAAACTGGGCAAATAACATTATTAACCTTGTAACAAAACGTGCGATGGTTGATCGTTCAGCACATATGGAATGGATTGATGGAAACATTGGATCAGGTGTTAATATGAAATATCCTGCTTGTGTACTTCGTGGTGAAGGGGCTAAAGGAACCACCGTTTCAATTGCCTTTGCATCAGAGGGAATGAACCAAGATACAGGAGCTAAGATGATCCATCTTGCACCGAACACGACATCAAATATTATTTCTAAATCAATTGCTCGCGGTGGTGGCCGAGTGAATTACCGAGGACTTGTTGAGCATGGCAAGAAAGCAATTGGTGCAAAATCTAATGTTGAATGTGATACCATTATCTTAGATGGTAAGTCAACATCTGATACGATTCCATTTAATATAGTTAAAAACAATAGAGGGACGATTCAACATGAGGCTACTGTTTCTAAAGTAAGTGAAGAACAGTTATTCTATTTAATGAGTCGTGGTCTATCGGAAGAACAAGCGATGGAAATGATTATTATGGGATTCATTGAACCATTCGCTAGAGAGTTACCAATGGAATATGCGGTAGAATTGAATCAATTATTAAAATTAGAAATGGAAGGCGCTATTGGGTAA
- a CDS encoding ABC transporter substrate-binding protein, translating into MKKFSLLIGILFLTLVTVGCQTGDKYDLYVFNFKAEVKDELKALVNEYGEANDLNVKIMTVGGGQDTAQAMRAEMSKQDKPTIFNIGGPQDLVDWEGYLADLSDMTITQNTQQAYLAPVSQGGNVYGVPMAIEGYGFVYNTEILSQAGIDPKGITSFADLKAAVEAIDAKKDELGIDAVFSYPTKETWVTGLHSSNIPLAFEFYNEGIAGIGDAETIDFSYAPEFKKLIDLQAQYTVEGAIARENNQQGIAPGLNNVTYTDQVQALAQGKVAMIQQGNWIYPDLEQYSEEAGNEVAANVGIIPMFLDHDNFPNTIPIGVPSYWAVNAKVSEDKQQTSKDFLDWMYTEKGDFVVEEMKFISPYTTIEKLPEDPLAQDVLKYSNLDVAPLPWVFTAYPPTWGMDEFGVRIQDYVAGNKSWNETITESKAEWKNLSR; encoded by the coding sequence ATGAAAAAATTTAGTTTATTAATCGGAATCCTATTTCTAACCCTAGTAACAGTGGGTTGTCAAACTGGAGATAAATATGATTTATATGTATTTAACTTTAAAGCCGAAGTAAAAGATGAATTAAAAGCTCTGGTCAATGAATATGGAGAGGCAAACGATTTAAATGTAAAAATTATGACAGTTGGTGGAGGTCAAGATACAGCACAGGCAATGCGCGCTGAGATGAGTAAACAAGACAAGCCAACAATATTCAATATAGGCGGTCCTCAAGACTTAGTGGATTGGGAAGGTTACTTAGCCGATCTAAGTGATATGACAATAACACAAAATACACAACAAGCGTATCTTGCTCCTGTTAGTCAAGGTGGCAATGTGTATGGTGTCCCAATGGCAATTGAAGGGTATGGATTCGTGTATAATACTGAAATCTTATCTCAGGCAGGCATTGATCCAAAAGGTATTACCTCATTTGCTGATTTAAAAGCAGCAGTTGAAGCAATCGATGCTAAAAAAGATGAATTAGGAATCGATGCTGTATTTAGTTATCCTACGAAAGAAACTTGGGTAACAGGACTTCATTCTAGTAATATTCCACTTGCATTCGAATTTTATAATGAAGGAATTGCAGGAATTGGAGATGCCGAAACAATTGATTTCAGTTATGCTCCTGAATTTAAGAAATTAATTGACTTACAAGCTCAATATACAGTAGAAGGTGCGATTGCAAGAGAGAATAATCAGCAAGGGATAGCACCTGGTTTAAATAACGTTACCTATACAGATCAAGTACAGGCATTAGCCCAAGGTAAGGTAGCAATGATCCAACAAGGTAACTGGATTTACCCAGACTTAGAACAATATAGTGAAGAGGCAGGTAATGAAGTTGCAGCGAATGTTGGAATTATACCAATGTTCTTAGATCACGATAACTTCCCGAATACAATTCCAATCGGTGTACCTAGTTACTGGGCAGTAAATGCTAAAGTATCGGAAGATAAGCAACAAACATCAAAGGATTTCTTAGATTGGATGTATACAGAAAAAGGTGACTTCGTAGTTGAAGAAATGAAATTTATTTCCCCGTATACGACAATCGAAAAACTACCTGAAGATCCATTAGCTCAAGATGTATTAAAATATAGTAACTTAGATGTTGCACCTTTACCTTGGGTGTTTACAGCGTATCCTCCTACTTGGGGAATGGATGAATTCGGTGTAAGAATTCAAGATTATGTTGCAGGTAATAAGTCTTGGAACGAAACAATTACTGAATCAAAGGCAGAATGGAAAAATCTCAGCCGTTAA
- a CDS encoding carbohydrate ABC transporter permease, whose amino-acid sequence MRSYKRVYFLFIAPVLIAFTLFMIIPFLLSIYYSFTDWRGIEFTASITGIDNYKRILTDEGFIRAFWFTFKFSIINILAVNSIAFLLAFILTRKIRGKDIFRTIFFIPNLIGGLILGYIWQFIFNGIILPFFYLGKFGITSEIGLNSDPKFGFWGLVVLSAWQMAGYMMVIYIAAIQNIPKELVEASDIDGATLGQKIRHIVIPLIMPAVTISLFLTASNSFKLFDQNLALTEGGPAGKTEMLALSIYNAGGTGRYGLAQAQAIVFFVLVSLITLIQVGISKRKEVEA is encoded by the coding sequence ATGAGAAGTTATAAACGAGTCTACTTTTTATTTATTGCACCAGTACTAATTGCTTTTACATTGTTTATGATCATTCCTTTTTTACTTAGTATTTACTATTCTTTTACTGATTGGCGAGGTATCGAATTTACCGCTTCCATTACAGGAATCGATAATTATAAGCGTATACTAACAGATGAGGGTTTTATTCGAGCGTTTTGGTTTACGTTTAAATTTTCCATCATTAATATTCTTGCCGTCAATAGTATTGCTTTTCTATTAGCATTTATTTTAACTAGAAAGATACGAGGGAAGGATATTTTTCGTACAATCTTTTTTATTCCTAATTTAATAGGTGGACTAATTTTAGGATACATTTGGCAATTTATATTTAATGGTATTATTTTGCCGTTCTTTTACCTAGGGAAATTTGGTATTACTTCTGAAATTGGTCTAAATAGTGATCCTAAATTTGGATTTTGGGGGTTAGTGGTATTATCTGCATGGCAAATGGCTGGTTATATGATGGTCATATATATTGCCGCAATTCAGAATATTCCAAAAGAATTAGTTGAGGCCTCGGATATTGATGGCGCAACGTTAGGACAAAAAATCAGACACATCGTCATTCCACTAATTATGCCTGCAGTTACAATCAGTCTGTTTTTAACGGCATCGAATTCATTTAAGTTATTCGATCAGAATTTGGCATTAACAGAAGGTGGACCAGCTGGAAAAACAGAAATGTTAGCATTAAGTATTTATAATGCAGGTGGTACCGGACGTTATGGATTAGCCCAGGCACAGGCTATCGTGTTTTTTGTTTTAGTGTCATTAATTACATTAATACAGGTTGGAATCTCGAA